Below is a genomic region from Kribbella qitaiheensis.
GGTCTGGTTCGCCGCGGGTCAGTCGGCTTCCGGCAACGGCTGATGGATCTTCATCGTCCCCAATAGCTCTTCCGCCCAGGGCAGCGGAATGCTGTCCGGGCCGGCGACCTGCATCGCGGTCATCACGGTGAGCAGCATGCCGGTCGCCACGAACTGGCGGGTCTCCTCGGCCGAGGCGCCGGTCAACTCCCGGACCAGGTCGTAGATCTTGCCGAAGCGCTCCCGGACGACGTCGCCGATCGCCGGGTCGGCGCTGGCAGCGAATCCGTGCAGCAGGACGACCAGTAGTTCCCGCTCGGCCATCAACCGCTCGTAGGCGCCCCCGAGGCTGTCCAGATCGGCCCGCTGCCCGGCCGCCTCCCGGAAGGCCTGCTCGACCCGGTCGCAGACGCGGTTGGCCGAGGCCAGGAAGAGTTGCTGCTTGGTTCCGAACAGGCGGATCACATACGGCTGTGAGACCCCGGCCAGCCGGGCGATCTCGTCGGTCTTGGTGCCCTGGTAGCCGGCCGCGCCGAACGCCACCACGGCCGCCTGCAGCACTTCCTCGCCGCGCTCGGCGGCGGTCAACCGGGTCCTCGTCATGAACTCTCCTTCGGTTTGTCCTTGACATGTTATCAGTCAATGCATACTTTGTGACGAGACCTAGTTATCAGTGAATAACAACAAGGAGAGTTCGATGACTTCGACCGCACTTGATCCGGGGCCGGAACGATCTGCCGTACGGCGTTCGCTGGGCACCGTGCTGGCCGTTGTGGGTATTCCGATGTTCATGGTCACGCTGGACAACCTGGTGGTGACGAACGCGCTGCCGGTGATCAAGTCCGAGCTCGGCGCCTCACTGTCGGACCTGCAGTGGTTCATCAACGCGTACACGCTGTCGTTCGCCGCGCTGCTGCTGACAGCGTCGGCGATTGGTGACCGGATCGGCCGGCGGCGGATGTTCCTGTTCGGGATCGCGCTGTTCACGCTCGCCTCGGCAGCCTGTGCGATCACGACCGAGCCGTGGATGCTGATCGGGGCCCGGGCGATCCAGGGCGTCGGCGCTGCCGCCGTGATGCCGCTGTCGCTCACCCTGCTGGCGGCCGCAGTACCGGCTCGTCAGCGCAGTGCGGCGATCGGGATCTGGGGCGGCATCTCCGGTCTTGGTGTCGCGGTCGGCCCGGTTGTCGGTGGAGCCGTCGTGGACGGGCTCAACTGGCAGTGGATCTTCTGGCTGAACGTGCCGATCGGTGTGTTGGTGCTGCCGTTCGCTGCGCGGGTCCTGCAGGAATCCTTCGGTGGTAGCAAGCGACTCGACCTGGTCGGGTTGGTGCTGTCCGCGGCGAGCGTGCTCAGCATCGTCTGGGGCGTCGTGCACGGTTCCGACGACGGCTGGGGCTCCGGCCGGGTCCTGACCGCGATCATCGGTGGGGTCGCGCTGCTGGTCGCCTTCCTGGTCTGGGAGAGCCGGACCGCCCACCCGATGCTGCCGCTACGGCTGTTCAAGTCGCGGTCCTTCAGTGTCATCAACCTGACCCTGTTCACCTTCTCGGTCGGCGTCTTCGGCTCGGTGTTCCTGCTCGCTCAGTTCTTCCAGGTCGTGCAGGGCTACACGCCGCTGCAGTCGGGGATCAGGACCTTGCCGTGGACGATGGCGCCGATGGTCGTGGCGCCGCTGGCCGGTCTGATCGTCGACCGGGTCGGTGCGCGGGTACTGGTCGCCACCGGGCAGGTCTTCCTCGCCACGGCACTGGCCTGGATGGCGCTGGTGACGAGCATCGACACCACTTTCGGTTCGTTCGTCGTACCGTTCGTGCTGGCCGGGGTCGGGATGGGCCTCACCTTCGCGCCGGCTTCGAGCGTGGTGATGCACAGCGCATCCGAGGCTGACCGCGGTGTTGCCTCCGGCACCAACAACACCATCCGCGAGGTAGGCGTAGCGATGGGCGTCGCCGTACTGGCCTCGGTCTTCGCCTCCGCCGGCTCCTACGAGTCACCCACCGAGTACGTCGACGGACTGGTCCCCGCTGTCTGGGTGGGCGCCGCCGTAGTCGCCGTCGGCGCAGTAGTCGCAGCAGTAGCCCTCCCGGGTCGCCCGCGCGCTGACTAAGGTTGGGGGGTGCTTGGGGTTGAGGATGTCCGGCGGGTCGCGTTGTCCTTCCCGCAGGCGACGGAGAAGGAGCGGTGGCGTCATCCGACCTTCGATGTCGCGGGGCGGATGTTCGTGACCGTGCCGGACGACCAGACGTCGTTCGCGGTGAGGTGCCCGCGGCTGGAGCGGGCGGAGTTGATCGCGGCCGAGCCGGAGAAGTTCTGGGTGCCGCCGCACGAAGCCGGGTCCAGCTGGGTCAGGGCCCGGCTGGAGGCGCTCGAGGACGCGGCCGAACTGCGGGACATTCTGCTCGACTCCTGGCGGCAGGCCGCGCCCGACGGGCTCGAGCACGAATAGGTTCGATCGGGCAGTGCCGCCCGGGTAGGGTCGGCCGGGTGACGGATTCAACCACACCGACCAGCCCGATCGACCAGATCTCCGAGCGGTTCCTGGAGGCCTATGTCGAGCTTTCGCCGACCGACGCCACCTTCATGGGGATCGCCGGGCACGACCACCGGCTGCCCGATTTCTCGCCGGCCGGGTTCGATGCGCTGGTCGAGCTGCATCGCCGGTCCGTCGCCGAGGCCGAGGCCGTCGAGCCCGGTACGCCGCGCGAGGAGGTCGCCAAGGACGCGTTCCTCGAGCGGCTCCGGCTCGAGCTGGAGACGTACGAGGCCGGCGTACCGCAGTACGAGCTGAATGCGATCGCCTCGATCCCCGCTGAGGTGCGCGGCGTGTTCGATCTGATGCCGACAGCGACCGAGAACGACTGGGAGATCATCGCGATCCGGCTCAACCAGGTCGGTACGGCGCTGGACGGCTTCCGCGACTCCCTGATCCAGCAGGCCGCCGCAGGCCGGGTGTCGGCCGTTCGTCAGGTGAACGATCTGGCCCACCGGATCGCCAGCTGGACCGGCGCGGACGGCGACGACTTCTTCGCCGGGCTAGCGGCGAAGGCTCCCGACAGCGGGATCAAGGCCACCGTCGAGGCGGCCGCAGCCGGTGCGCGGAAGGCGTACGAAGGGTTCGGTCAGTGGCTGCGGACCGACCTGGCGCCGCAGGCCCCGGCCCAGGACGCGGTCGGCCGCGAGCGGTACGAGCTGGCCTCGCGCAACCACCTCGGTGCCGCCGTCGACCTGGCGGAGACGTACGCCTGGGGCTGGCAGGAGCTGGCCCGGATCGAGGGCGAGATGCAGAAGATCGCGGCCGCGCTGAACGGCGGCGACCGCAGCATCGAGGCCGTCGCCGCGCTGCTCGACAACGACCCGGCCCGCAAGATCCACGGCAAGGAGAAGTTCCGCGACTGGATGCAGCAGCTCGCCGACACCGCCGTGCAGGATCTGGCCGGCACCCATTTCGACATCCCGGACGAGATCAAGCGGATCGAGTGCATGATCGCGCCGACCTCGGACGGGTCGATCTACTACACCGCGCCGAGCGAGGACCTGACCACCCGGCCGGGCCGGATGTGGTGGGCCGTGCCGGCCGGCGTCGAGGATTTCGCCACCTGGCGCGAGGTCACCACCGTTTACCACGAAGGCGTTCCAGGGCATCACCTCCAGGTCGCCCAGACGATGCTCCGCGGCGACCAGCTGAACCGCTGGCAGCGCATCGGCTGCTGGGTCTCAGGCCACGGCGAGGGCTGGGCCCTGTACGCCGAACGGCTGATGGAGGAGCTCGGGTATCTCGAAGAGCCCGGCGCGCGACTCGGCATGCTCGACGCGCAGGGATTCCGGTCGGCCCGGGTGATCGTCGACATCGGCATGCACCTGGAGCTGGAGATCCCGAAGGACAACCCGCTCGGGTTCCACCCGGGGGAGACCTGGAACGCCGAGCTCGGGTTCGAGTTCCTCCGGGCCTACTCGCGGATGGAGACGGAGTTCCTGAAGGCGGAGCTGAACCGGTACCTCGGCTGGCCCGGCCAGGCGCCGTCGTACAAGGTCGGCGAGCGGATCTGGCTGCAGGCCCGCGAAGAGGCCAAGGCGCGAGCCGGCTCCTCGTTCGACCTGCAGGCCTTCCACCGCGACGCGCTGAACCTGGGCTCGGTCGGCCTCGACCCGCTCCGCCGCGCACTCGCCAAGCTGTGATCGAGACCATGGATGATGCTGCTGTGAACCCTGCTGTGGAAGAGAAGCGGCGGCCGCGGTTCGTGCTGGCGTCGGCATCGCCCGCGCGGTTGCAGACGTTGCGCGACGCCGGGGTCGAGCCCGAGGTGATCGTCTCCGGGGTCGACGAGGACCACGTCACGGCCGAGTCGCCGGGTGAGCTGGCCCGCACGCTCGCGACCTTGAAGGCGCGCGCTGTGGTGGCGACCCTGGATGACCACGCGACCGTGCTCGGCTGCGACTCGGTGCTCGAGTTCGACGGTGTTGCTTATGGCAAACCCGGTACTGCGGACGTCGCGCGCGAGCGGCTTCGCTCGATGCGCGGCCGGTCCGGAATTCTGCACACCGGGCACTGCGTGTTCGACACCGCGACGCGGCGGGAGCTTCGCGAACTCGCTTCCACCACAGTGCATTTCGCCGACCTCACGGACGACGAGATCGACGCCTACGTGGAGACGGGGGAGCCGCTTGTCGTGGCGGGCTCGTTCACCGTCGACGGTCTCGGCGGCCCGTTCGTCACCGGTATCGAAGGTGACTACCACAACGTCGTCGGCGTCTCTTTGCCCTTGCTGCGAAGGATGTTGGCCGAGATCGGCATCCCGTGGCCGGCTCTGTGGCAGCAGGCTGCTCCGTTCAAGTACGACGACGCGGAGGCGGCCCGGTACGACGAGACGCGCGGCGGTACCGAGCGCGCTCAAGCAGCGGCCGCTGCTGTCCAATCTCTGCTCCCCGTTGGTGGCCGGGTAGTTGAGCTTGCCGTCGGCACCGGAATCGTCGCCGCCGAACTGGTTGCTCTCGGCAACCTCGTGCACGGCGTCGACCTGTCGACCGCGATGCTCCGGCACGCCAAGGTCCGGCTGCCCGGCCACGTTTTGGCCGCAGACGCCACCCAATTGCCCTTCGCGGACTACCGCTGCGACGCGGTCGTCGCCGTCTGGCTCCTCCACCTGCTGGACGACAGCGACCCGGTCCTGGCCGAGGTTGCCCGCGTACTACGGCCCGGCGGCGTCTTCATCACCACCACGGAGAAGTCCGAGACCAGCCGCTACGCCGCCGGCCGTACTCCAGCCGACCACCGCTCCCAGGATGCCCTACCCCACCTGATCGCCCGCGCCGCGCAGTACGGCCTGGCCCTCGACGGCGCAACCACGTTCCCCGGCCCGCCGAAGGGCACCGTCCCGCCGGCGACCTACCCGCTGATCCGCTTCCGGCGGTCGCTCAGCTGATTCCGGCCTTGGCGTCCAGGGCCTGGAGTAGGTCGTGGGCGGCGAGTTCGACGTCTTTGTGGCGCCACTCGGAGGCGCGGTAGACGCAGGCGATCAGGGCTGTGCGGTGGATGCGGCGGAAGTCGCCGAAGACGAAGGCGTGCCGGGCCTTTGTCTCTTCGGAGGCACCGTCGGTCAGGCCGAGATGCCAGGCACCGTATTCGGCCCAGGAATGCTTCTCCAGGAAGGCGTTCTGATCGTCCGCGTGCGGCTGCACGGCACCCCAGTCGCTGTCCAGCACATACTGCTTGCCGTTGATCAGCTTCCGGGCGTACTCAACTGCTTCGTCGTTGACCGCATATTTGGCCATGCGAGCGATTGTGCCAGCACGACCAGTTCCTGCTTCTGAATGCGGCCAAG
It encodes:
- a CDS encoding MmcQ/YjbR family DNA-binding protein, whose amino-acid sequence is MLGVEDVRRVALSFPQATEKERWRHPTFDVAGRMFVTVPDDQTSFAVRCPRLERAELIAAEPEKFWVPPHEAGSSWVRARLEALEDAAELRDILLDSWRQAAPDGLEHE
- a CDS encoding DUF885 domain-containing protein, producing the protein MTDSTTPTSPIDQISERFLEAYVELSPTDATFMGIAGHDHRLPDFSPAGFDALVELHRRSVAEAEAVEPGTPREEVAKDAFLERLRLELETYEAGVPQYELNAIASIPAEVRGVFDLMPTATENDWEIIAIRLNQVGTALDGFRDSLIQQAAAGRVSAVRQVNDLAHRIASWTGADGDDFFAGLAAKAPDSGIKATVEAAAAGARKAYEGFGQWLRTDLAPQAPAQDAVGRERYELASRNHLGAAVDLAETYAWGWQELARIEGEMQKIAAALNGGDRSIEAVAALLDNDPARKIHGKEKFRDWMQQLADTAVQDLAGTHFDIPDEIKRIECMIAPTSDGSIYYTAPSEDLTTRPGRMWWAVPAGVEDFATWREVTTVYHEGVPGHHLQVAQTMLRGDQLNRWQRIGCWVSGHGEGWALYAERLMEELGYLEEPGARLGMLDAQGFRSARVIVDIGMHLELEIPKDNPLGFHPGETWNAELGFEFLRAYSRMETEFLKAELNRYLGWPGQAPSYKVGERIWLQAREEAKARAGSSFDLQAFHRDALNLGSVGLDPLRRALAKL
- a CDS encoding Maf family nucleotide pyrophosphatase: MDDAAVNPAVEEKRRPRFVLASASPARLQTLRDAGVEPEVIVSGVDEDHVTAESPGELARTLATLKARAVVATLDDHATVLGCDSVLEFDGVAYGKPGTADVARERLRSMRGRSGILHTGHCVFDTATRRELRELASTTVHFADLTDDEIDAYVETGEPLVVAGSFTVDGLGGPFVTGIEGDYHNVVGVSLPLLRRMLAEIGIPWPALWQQAAPFKYDDAEAARYDETRGGTERAQAAAAAVQSLLPVGGRVVELAVGTGIVAAELVALGNLVHGVDLSTAMLRHAKVRLPGHVLAADATQLPFADYRCDAVVAVWLLHLLDDSDPVLAEVARVLRPGGVFITTTEKSETSRYAAGRTPADHRSQDALPHLIARAAQYGLALDGATTFPGPPKGTVPPATYPLIRFRRSLS
- a CDS encoding TetR/AcrR family transcriptional regulator yields the protein MTRTRLTAAERGEEVLQAAVVAFGAAGYQGTKTDEIARLAGVSQPYVIRLFGTKQQLFLASANRVCDRVEQAFREAAGQRADLDSLGGAYERLMAERELLVVLLHGFAASADPAIGDVVRERFGKIYDLVRELTGASAEETRQFVATGMLLTVMTAMQVAGPDSIPLPWAEELLGTMKIHQPLPEAD
- a CDS encoding MFS transporter; amino-acid sequence: MTSTALDPGPERSAVRRSLGTVLAVVGIPMFMVTLDNLVVTNALPVIKSELGASLSDLQWFINAYTLSFAALLLTASAIGDRIGRRRMFLFGIALFTLASAACAITTEPWMLIGARAIQGVGAAAVMPLSLTLLAAAVPARQRSAAIGIWGGISGLGVAVGPVVGGAVVDGLNWQWIFWLNVPIGVLVLPFAARVLQESFGGSKRLDLVGLVLSAASVLSIVWGVVHGSDDGWGSGRVLTAIIGGVALLVAFLVWESRTAHPMLPLRLFKSRSFSVINLTLFTFSVGVFGSVFLLAQFFQVVQGYTPLQSGIRTLPWTMAPMVVAPLAGLIVDRVGARVLVATGQVFLATALAWMALVTSIDTTFGSFVVPFVLAGVGMGLTFAPASSVVMHSASEADRGVASGTNNTIREVGVAMGVAVLASVFASAGSYESPTEYVDGLVPAVWVGAAVVAVGAVVAAVALPGRPRAD